Proteins from a genomic interval of Micromonospora sp. NBC_00389:
- a CDS encoding septum formation family protein encodes MRRWLGTLALAGVTTMLLAGCGPARGADGDLTDDWPALAAPKPFTPATDTCLPRITSIVQASTYETVDCARNHLAEAIHVGAFTGPVALADTRPEPGSSALRTARAECDQRAREVLGGDWHTARLTLSISLPTVPAWAGGARWFRCDLSETDSIDNTRAVNRTGSLRGALIGDTPLTHRCFDPKLIGDNLNYMAPVLCTEPHRAEFVGVYVEREMTWAEFARSAEQAHRRCRALIAAYAAVPNNSDLPYRAGSIYYPPSQREWEEGDRGVRCFLWSDDRKLTRSMRGAGPEGLPAI; translated from the coding sequence ATGCGACGGTGGCTCGGAACGCTGGCGCTGGCCGGCGTCACGACGATGCTGCTGGCCGGCTGCGGGCCGGCGCGGGGCGCGGACGGTGATCTCACCGACGACTGGCCGGCGCTCGCGGCCCCGAAGCCGTTCACCCCCGCCACCGACACCTGCCTGCCCCGGATCACCTCGATCGTGCAGGCCAGCACGTACGAGACGGTGGACTGCGCGCGCAACCACCTGGCCGAGGCCATCCACGTCGGCGCCTTCACCGGCCCGGTCGCGCTGGCCGACACCCGACCGGAGCCCGGTTCGTCGGCGCTGCGCACCGCCCGCGCCGAGTGCGACCAGCGGGCCCGGGAGGTGCTCGGCGGCGACTGGCACACGGCACGTCTCACCCTGTCCATCTCGTTGCCCACCGTCCCGGCGTGGGCCGGCGGCGCGCGTTGGTTCCGCTGCGACCTCAGCGAGACCGACAGCATCGACAACACCAGGGCGGTGAACCGCACCGGCAGCCTGCGCGGCGCGTTGATCGGCGACACCCCCCTGACCCACCGCTGCTTCGACCCCAAGCTGATCGGCGACAACCTCAACTACATGGCGCCGGTGCTCTGCACCGAGCCGCACCGCGCCGAGTTCGTCGGCGTCTACGTGGAACGGGAGATGACCTGGGCGGAGTTCGCCCGCTCCGCCGAGCAGGCACACCGGCGCTGCAGGGCGTTGATCGCCGCGTACGCCGCCGTACCGAACAACAGCGACCTGCCGTACCGGGCCGGGTCCATCTACTACCCACCGTCGCAGCGGGAGTGGGAGGAGGGCGACCGCGGCGTGCGCTGTTTCCTGTGGAGCGACGACCGCAAACTCACCCGCTCGATGCGCGGTGCCGGCCCGGAGGGACTACCCGCGATCTGA
- the fmt gene encoding methionyl-tRNA formyltransferase: MRVIFAGTPAVAVPALAAVAASRHELVGVVTRPDAPAGRGRGLSRSPVGEWADEHGVEVLTPARPRDPEFLDRLRELAPDCVPVVAYGALVPPAALEIPRYGWINLHFSLLPAWRGAAPVQHAVLHGDELTGASVFQLEQGLDTGPVFGTLTDEIRAGDTSGDLLERLAESGAGLLVAVLDAIADGTARAEPQPADGVTLAPKLTVEDARVRWTDPAFAVDRRVRACTPAPGAWTTFRGERVKLGPVVAAADGPDLKPGELLVEKARVLAGTATVPVRLGEVRAAGKRAMPATDWARGVRVSTGEDFA; this comes from the coding sequence ATGCGTGTGATCTTCGCCGGTACGCCGGCCGTCGCTGTGCCCGCCCTGGCCGCCGTCGCCGCCTCCCGGCACGAGCTGGTCGGCGTCGTCACCCGGCCCGACGCGCCCGCCGGACGCGGGCGCGGCCTGTCCCGTTCCCCGGTCGGCGAGTGGGCCGACGAGCACGGCGTCGAGGTGCTCACCCCGGCCCGCCCCCGTGACCCGGAGTTCCTCGACCGGCTACGCGAGCTCGCACCGGACTGCGTACCGGTGGTCGCCTACGGCGCGCTGGTGCCGCCGGCCGCACTGGAGATCCCCCGGTACGGCTGGATCAACCTGCACTTCTCGCTGCTGCCCGCCTGGCGCGGCGCCGCGCCCGTGCAGCACGCCGTGCTGCACGGTGACGAGCTGACCGGGGCCAGCGTCTTCCAACTGGAGCAGGGCCTGGACACGGGCCCGGTCTTCGGCACCCTGACCGACGAGATCCGTGCCGGCGACACCTCCGGTGACCTGCTGGAGCGGCTCGCCGAATCCGGCGCAGGGCTGCTGGTGGCGGTGCTCGACGCGATCGCCGACGGCACCGCGCGGGCCGAGCCGCAGCCGGCCGACGGGGTGACGTTGGCACCGAAACTGACCGTAGAGGACGCCCGCGTGCGCTGGACCGACCCTGCTTTCGCGGTGGACCGACGGGTCCGGGCCTGTACCCCGGCTCCGGGCGCCTGGACGACCTTCCGGGGCGAGCGGGTGAAGCTCGGCCCGGTCGTGGCGGCGGCCGACGGCCCCGACCTGAAGCCGGGGGAGCTGCTGGTGGAGAAGGCCCGGGTGCTGGCCGGCACGGCTACCGTGCCGGTGCGGCTGGGCGAGGTCCGGGCCGCGGGCAAGCGGGCCATGCCGGCGACCGACTGGGCGCGCGGCGTCCGGGTCAGCACCGGCGAGGACTTCGCGTGA
- a CDS encoding AAA family ATPase, with the protein MTVGQSIVFNGDLGSGKSTVSVEIAKRLGMRRVSVGDLYREMAQQRQMTALQLNLHAELDQAVDGYVDQLQRDIAASGERLVMDSRLAWHFFTDALKVHMITEPGEAARRVLARPSGPAESYASLEEATAKLRERSESERSRFIIRYGVDKARLRNYDLICDTTRASAAEVIEHIIAAYEGKLGAEVLRDGPPLLLLDPARVYPTEDIATLRGLWDTEFVGDVAEAGDEGLEPLKIGFTGEYFFVVDGHRRLSAALQNGFSMVPAQLVAEVDEPVVGGMSAIDYFAAQVRPGLVYDWEAAHKIQLPLPEPALLAGDAVLAGDPGASV; encoded by the coding sequence GTGACCGTTGGACAATCGATCGTCTTCAACGGCGACCTCGGCAGCGGCAAGAGCACCGTGTCGGTCGAGATCGCCAAGCGGCTGGGCATGCGCCGGGTCAGCGTGGGTGACCTCTACCGCGAGATGGCGCAGCAGCGGCAGATGACCGCCCTGCAGCTCAACCTGCACGCCGAGCTTGACCAGGCCGTCGACGGCTACGTCGACCAGCTTCAGCGCGACATCGCCGCCTCCGGCGAGCGCCTCGTCATGGACTCCCGGCTGGCCTGGCACTTCTTCACCGACGCGCTCAAGGTGCACATGATCACCGAGCCGGGTGAGGCGGCCCGCCGGGTGCTGGCCCGTCCGTCCGGGCCGGCGGAGAGCTACGCCTCGCTGGAGGAGGCCACCGCCAAGCTGCGCGAGCGCAGTGAGAGCGAGCGCAGCCGGTTCATCATCCGGTACGGGGTGGACAAGGCACGGCTGCGCAACTACGACCTGATCTGTGACACCACCCGGGCCTCCGCCGCCGAGGTGATCGAGCACATCATCGCCGCGTACGAGGGGAAGCTCGGCGCCGAGGTGCTGCGCGACGGCCCACCGCTGCTGCTGCTGGACCCGGCCCGGGTCTACCCGACCGAGGACATCGCCACCCTGCGGGGGCTGTGGGACACCGAGTTCGTCGGCGACGTGGCCGAGGCCGGCGACGAGGGGCTGGAGCCGCTGAAGATCGGGTTCACCGGCGAGTACTTCTTCGTCGTCGACGGGCACCGCCGGCTCAGCGCCGCCCTGCAGAACGGCTTCTCGATGGTCCCCGCCCAGCTCGTCGCGGAGGTCGACGAGCCGGTGGTGGGCGGGATGAGCGCCATCGACTACTTCGCCGCGCAGGTGCGCCCCGGCCTGGTGTACGACTGGGAGGCGGCCCACAAGATCCAGCTGCCGCTGCCGGAACCCGCGCTGCTCGCCGGCGACGCGGTCCTCGCTGGGGACCCGGGCGCCAGCGTCTGA
- a CDS encoding septum formation family protein, giving the protein MRRWLAAVAVGAAVTLALAGCGAPAGVDRDLIDDWPAPVAAQQFVPAADVCHHSSQQVGFLTGYNPVACTEAHRVETVHVGTLTGPGADRGTPPPAGSAGMRTAQAGCETEVSKAVGADWRSGRLGLTVVLPSPPAWAGGARWYRCDVTELASIDDTAVDLRTGSLRGALTGAAPLAYRCFNPKLVKDDIDAMEPVSCTAKHHAEFVGIWRAPDISYAEFNRTTKRTHRACQTMTAKYVKVPDNAELDFRAGTIYYQPYEQEWKNGNRGVQCFLWVSDRNLTRSLKGAGTKGLPVT; this is encoded by the coding sequence ATGCGACGGTGGTTGGCGGCGGTCGCCGTGGGCGCGGCGGTGACCCTGGCGCTGGCCGGGTGCGGCGCACCCGCCGGAGTCGACCGGGACCTCATCGATGACTGGCCGGCGCCCGTCGCGGCGCAGCAGTTCGTTCCCGCCGCCGATGTCTGCCACCACTCCTCCCAGCAGGTCGGCTTCCTGACCGGGTACAACCCGGTGGCGTGCACCGAAGCACACCGGGTGGAGACCGTGCACGTCGGCACGCTCACCGGCCCGGGCGCGGACCGCGGCACGCCCCCGCCGGCCGGCTCGGCCGGCATGCGGACCGCGCAGGCCGGCTGCGAGACGGAGGTCAGCAAGGCGGTGGGTGCCGACTGGCGCTCCGGTCGCCTCGGCCTGACCGTCGTGCTGCCCTCGCCGCCCGCGTGGGCCGGAGGAGCCCGCTGGTACCGCTGCGACGTCACCGAGCTCGCCAGCATCGACGACACCGCCGTCGACCTGCGCACCGGCAGCCTCCGGGGTGCGCTGACCGGCGCCGCGCCGCTGGCGTACCGCTGCTTCAACCCGAAGCTGGTCAAGGACGACATCGACGCCATGGAGCCGGTCTCCTGCACCGCCAAGCACCACGCCGAGTTCGTCGGGATCTGGCGGGCACCGGACATCAGCTATGCCGAGTTCAACCGCACGACCAAGCGGACCCACCGGGCCTGCCAGACGATGACCGCGAAGTACGTGAAGGTGCCGGACAACGCCGAGCTCGACTTCCGCGCCGGGACGATCTACTACCAGCCGTACGAGCAGGAGTGGAAGAACGGCAACCGTGGCGTGCAGTGCTTCCTCTGGGTCAGCGACCGGAACCTGACCCGCTCGCTGAAGGGCGCTGGCACCAAGGGCCTCCCGGTCACCTGA
- the def gene encoding peptide deformylase: MTVQPIRLFGDPVLRTPADPVVDFDAELRRLVADLTDTMREQNGAGLAAPQLGVSLRVFTFDVDDVLGHLINPVLEFPDEEEQDGPEGCLSIPGLYFDTKRRQNVIAKGFSSFGDPVQIVGTGLMARCVQHETDHLDGVLFLDRLDPEGRKEAMKAIRQAEWYDAAAPPVVKLSPHISDPFGLGR; encoded by the coding sequence GTGACCGTTCAGCCCATCCGTCTGTTTGGGGATCCGGTGCTGCGCACGCCGGCCGATCCGGTGGTCGACTTCGACGCCGAGCTGCGTAGGCTCGTCGCCGACCTGACCGACACGATGCGTGAGCAGAATGGTGCCGGCCTGGCCGCCCCGCAGCTCGGTGTGAGCCTGCGGGTGTTCACCTTCGACGTCGACGACGTGCTCGGGCACCTGATCAACCCGGTGCTCGAATTCCCCGACGAGGAGGAGCAGGACGGCCCCGAGGGCTGCCTGTCCATCCCCGGGCTCTACTTCGACACCAAGCGCCGGCAGAACGTCATCGCCAAGGGCTTCAGCTCGTTCGGCGACCCGGTGCAGATCGTCGGCACCGGCCTGATGGCGCGCTGCGTGCAGCACGAGACCGACCACCTCGACGGTGTGCTCTTCCTCGACCGGCTGGACCCGGAGGGGCGCAAGGAAGCGATGAAGGCGATCCGCCAGGCCGAGTGGTACGACGCGGCAGCTCCGCCGGTGGTCAAGCTGAGCCCGCACATCTCCGACCCGTTCGGCCTGGGCCGGTGA
- a CDS encoding response regulator, with protein MDPDGDRKDIILVVDDDEDIARFVEFNLRLHGFEVIHASDGQEALEVIERQRPDLAVVDLMMPRIDGLELTRRLRADPMTSALPVIMLTAKGMTVDKVHGLSAGADDYLVKPFDTAELVARVSSTLRRNKEFREVSPLTGLPGNSRIRREISDRVRHGVDYAVGYVDIDRFKSVNDRYGFVRGDDFISALARSLHRAVVAVGLPPAFLGHVGGDDFVIVCAPDQVRPLTSRAVVDFEKAADTLYDPTDRERGFVELKDRRGNIRRAALVTLSIGVSLSDDGKRFTDPLEVIAVASEMKTVAKSQPGSYVAVDRRRGVT; from the coding sequence ATGGACCCCGACGGCGATCGCAAGGACATCATCCTCGTCGTCGACGACGACGAGGACATCGCCCGTTTCGTCGAGTTCAACCTGCGGCTGCACGGCTTCGAGGTGATCCACGCCAGCGACGGCCAGGAGGCGTTGGAGGTCATCGAGCGGCAGCGGCCGGACCTGGCTGTGGTCGACCTGATGATGCCCCGGATCGACGGGTTGGAGCTGACCCGGCGGCTGCGGGCCGACCCGATGACCTCTGCCCTGCCGGTGATCATGTTGACGGCCAAGGGGATGACCGTGGACAAGGTGCACGGGCTCAGCGCCGGCGCCGACGACTACCTGGTCAAGCCGTTCGACACCGCCGAACTGGTGGCTCGGGTCTCGTCGACGCTGCGGCGCAACAAGGAGTTCCGGGAGGTCTCCCCGCTGACCGGGCTGCCCGGCAACAGCCGGATCCGTCGGGAGATCAGCGACCGGGTCCGGCACGGGGTGGACTACGCGGTCGGCTACGTCGACATCGACCGGTTCAAGAGCGTCAACGACCGGTACGGCTTCGTCCGTGGCGACGACTTCATCTCGGCGCTGGCCCGCAGCCTGCACCGGGCGGTGGTGGCGGTGGGTCTGCCACCGGCCTTCCTCGGCCACGTCGGCGGCGACGACTTCGTCATCGTCTGCGCCCCGGACCAGGTCCGCCCGCTGACCTCCAGGGCGGTGGTCGACTTCGAGAAGGCCGCCGACACGCTCTACGACCCGACCGACCGGGAGCGCGGCTTCGTCGAACTGAAGGACCGGCGTGGCAATATCCGCCGGGCCGCCCTGGTCACCCTCTCCATCGGGGTCTCCCTCTCCGACGACGGCAAGCGGTTCACCGACCCCCTTGAGGTGATCGCGGTGGCCTCGGAGATGAAGACGGTGGCCAAGAGCCAGCCGGGATCGTACGTGGCGGTGGACCGGCGCCGTGGCGTCACCTGA
- a CDS encoding primosomal protein N': MDVPLAHLDRPFDYLVPAELDDVAVPGTRVKVRFAGQLVDGWLLARADDSGHTGRLAYLEKVVSPEPVLAPEIARLARAVADRYAGSLADVLRLAVPPRHARVEKEPRGGGASTPPEAAAPDRAAAAPADVQPATAGPATVQPGTVDPAAVEPATVQPGTAEPATVRPGTVDPSTVEPAGAGGAVDPRGWRDYPTGPALLRALTDGRAPRAVWSALPGEDWAARYADAVAATVAGGRGAVVVVADARDLDRLDVALTAVLGPGRHVSLSAALGPARRYRAFLAARRGEVPVVIGTRAAMFAPVDRLGLVAVWDDGDDLHSEPRAPYPHARDVLLTRAQLAEAGALVGGYARTAEAQLLLETGWAREVVADRATVRARIPAIAPTGDDPQLARDPGAATARLPSLAWTAARDAVRADLPVLVQVPRRGYLPSISCADCRTPARCAHCAGPLALPSAGGTPACRWCARVAAAYACPQCGGRRLRAAVTGARRTAEELGRAFPGVPVRTSGREEVLTDVPGGAALVVATPGAEPVAEGGYGAVLLLDSWALLTRADLRAGEEALRRWLAAAALARPAPAGRVVVVADGALAPVQALLRWDAGWFAGRELAERRELGFPPAVRMASVTGPAEAVADLLAAARLPDDAEVLGPVPAEEGRERMLVRVPRARAAALAEALHSAAGVRAARKAADPVRLQVDPLSMF; encoded by the coding sequence GTGGATGTTCCGCTGGCGCACCTGGACCGGCCGTTCGACTACCTGGTGCCCGCCGAGCTGGACGACGTGGCGGTGCCCGGCACCCGGGTGAAGGTGCGCTTCGCCGGGCAACTCGTCGACGGCTGGCTGCTGGCCCGCGCCGACGACTCCGGGCACACCGGTCGGCTCGCCTACCTGGAGAAGGTGGTCTCGCCGGAGCCGGTGCTGGCGCCCGAGATCGCCCGGCTGGCCCGGGCGGTCGCCGACCGGTACGCGGGCAGCCTCGCCGACGTGCTCCGGCTGGCCGTGCCACCCCGGCACGCCCGGGTCGAGAAGGAGCCCCGTGGCGGCGGCGCGTCCACCCCACCAGAAGCCGCCGCCCCCGACCGGGCCGCCGCCGCGCCCGCGGACGTGCAGCCCGCGACCGCCGGCCCCGCGACCGTGCAGCCCGGGACCGTCGACCCGGCGGCCGTCGAGCCCGCGACCGTGCAGCCCGGGACCGCCGAGCCCGCGACCGTGCGGCCCGGGACCGTCGACCCGTCGACCGTCGAGCCCGCCGGGGCCGGGGGAGCGGTCGACCCGCGCGGGTGGCGGGACTACCCGACCGGGCCGGCCCTGCTGCGCGCGCTCACCGACGGCCGGGCACCCCGCGCGGTCTGGTCGGCGCTGCCCGGCGAGGACTGGGCCGCCCGCTATGCCGACGCGGTCGCCGCGACCGTCGCCGGGGGACGCGGCGCGGTGGTCGTGGTGGCCGACGCCCGCGACCTCGATCGGCTGGACGTCGCGCTCACCGCTGTGCTCGGCCCGGGGCGGCACGTCAGCCTCTCCGCCGCGCTCGGTCCGGCCCGCCGCTACCGGGCGTTCCTCGCCGCCCGGCGCGGGGAGGTGCCGGTGGTGATCGGTACCCGGGCGGCGATGTTCGCCCCGGTGGACCGGCTCGGTCTGGTCGCCGTCTGGGACGACGGCGACGACCTGCACTCCGAGCCCCGGGCGCCCTATCCGCACGCCCGCGACGTGCTGCTCACCCGCGCCCAGCTCGCCGAGGCCGGCGCGCTGGTCGGCGGGTACGCCCGTACCGCCGAGGCGCAGCTGCTGCTGGAGACCGGTTGGGCCCGGGAGGTGGTCGCTGACCGGGCGACCGTGCGGGCCCGTATCCCGGCCATCGCGCCGACCGGCGACGACCCGCAGCTGGCCCGCGATCCCGGGGCGGCCACCGCCCGGCTGCCCAGCCTGGCCTGGACGGCCGCCCGCGACGCCGTCCGGGCGGACCTGCCGGTGCTGGTGCAGGTGCCCCGGCGCGGCTACCTGCCCTCGATCTCCTGCGCGGACTGTCGCACCCCGGCCCGCTGCGCGCACTGCGCCGGACCGCTCGCGCTGCCCTCGGCCGGCGGCACCCCGGCCTGCCGCTGGTGCGCCCGGGTGGCCGCCGCGTACGCCTGCCCGCAGTGCGGTGGGCGGCGCCTGCGGGCCGCGGTGACCGGCGCCCGGCGTACCGCCGAGGAACTGGGCCGGGCGTTTCCCGGTGTGCCGGTGCGCACCTCGGGACGGGAGGAGGTGCTGACCGACGTGCCCGGCGGGGCGGCCCTGGTGGTCGCCACCCCGGGCGCCGAGCCGGTCGCCGAGGGCGGCTACGGCGCGGTGCTCCTGCTCGACTCGTGGGCCCTGCTGACCCGGGCCGACCTGCGTGCCGGGGAGGAGGCGCTGCGCCGCTGGCTGGCCGCCGCGGCACTGGCCCGCCCGGCGCCGGCCGGCCGGGTGGTGGTGGTCGCCGACGGCGCGCTCGCCCCGGTGCAGGCGCTGCTGCGCTGGGACGCCGGCTGGTTCGCTGGCCGTGAGCTGGCCGAGCGCCGTGAGCTGGGCTTTCCGCCGGCGGTGCGGATGGCCAGCGTCACCGGCCCGGCCGAGGCCGTGGCCGACCTGCTCGCGGCGGCCCGGCTGCCCGACGACGCCGAGGTACTCGGGCCGGTGCCGGCCGAGGAGGGCCGGGAGCGGATGCTGGTACGGGTGCCCCGGGCCCGGGCTGCCGCGCTGGCCGAGGCGCTGCACTCGGCCGCCGGGGTGCGCGCCGCCCGGAAGGCCGCCGATCCGGTCCGCCTTCAGGTCGATCCGTTGAGCATGTTCTGA
- a CDS encoding cytochrome P450: protein MEAAEALTLLMSPQGRIDPYPTYERLRAHGPVVEALPGMYVVTGYAEADELLRDPRLVVLDDALRDEVWPDWRESPAVASIARSMLRTNPPDHSRMRRLAAGAFTPRRIASMRDVVRAQAEDLLDEMCHRAGDGAPVDMLSDFAYPLPVGVICALLGVPAADRPLFRRWASDLTGVLEPEITLEELAVADAGATELRDYFVELVVARRKAPADDLTTALVQVHDADGDRLTGHELLANLVVLLVAGFETTTNLLGNGLVVLLGHPEAAAALRADPGLAPAYVEELLRYDSPVQLTTRTSSAPVRRGGLDLPAGSVTLLLLGAANRDPRRFPDPQRFDPTRDQAHPLSFGAGPHYCLGAGLARLEAQLAFPLLLRRLPELALAGTPQHRTRLTLRGYQSLPVTLGTPAAADRGTPAGAGPSTP from the coding sequence ATGGAGGCTGCCGAGGCGCTCACACTGCTCATGTCGCCGCAGGGGCGGATCGATCCGTACCCGACGTACGAGCGGCTGCGCGCGCACGGGCCGGTGGTGGAGGCGCTGCCGGGCATGTACGTCGTGACCGGCTACGCGGAGGCCGACGAGCTGCTGCGCGACCCCCGGCTCGTGGTGCTGGACGACGCGCTGCGGGACGAGGTCTGGCCGGACTGGCGGGAGAGCCCGGCGGTGGCGTCGATCGCCCGGTCCATGCTGCGGACCAACCCGCCCGACCACAGCCGGATGCGCCGGCTCGCCGCCGGCGCGTTCACCCCGCGCCGGATCGCCAGCATGCGCGACGTGGTGCGCGCCCAGGCCGAGGATCTCCTCGACGAGATGTGCCACCGGGCCGGGGACGGCGCACCGGTCGACATGCTGTCCGACTTCGCGTACCCCCTGCCGGTGGGGGTGATCTGCGCGCTGCTCGGCGTACCGGCGGCCGACCGACCGCTGTTCCGCCGCTGGGCCAGCGACCTGACCGGGGTGCTGGAGCCGGAGATCACCCTTGAGGAGCTGGCCGTCGCCGACGCCGGCGCCACCGAACTGCGCGACTACTTCGTCGAGCTGGTCGTCGCCCGGCGCAAGGCCCCGGCCGACGACCTGACCACGGCGCTGGTCCAGGTGCACGACGCCGACGGCGATCGGCTCACCGGCCACGAGCTGCTGGCCAACCTGGTGGTGCTGCTCGTCGCCGGCTTCGAGACCACCACCAACCTGCTCGGCAACGGGCTGGTGGTGCTGCTGGGGCACCCCGAGGCCGCCGCCGCGCTGCGCGCCGACCCCGGGCTCGCCCCGGCGTACGTCGAGGAGCTGCTGCGCTACGACTCGCCGGTGCAGCTGACCACCCGGACCAGCAGCGCGCCGGTGCGCCGCGGCGGGCTCGACCTGCCGGCCGGCAGCGTGACGCTGCTGCTGCTCGGCGCGGCCAACCGGGACCCACGCCGGTTCCCCGACCCGCAGCGCTTCGACCCGACCCGCGACCAGGCGCACCCGCTCTCCTTCGGCGCCGGCCCGCACTACTGTCTCGGCGCCGGGCTGGCCCGGCTGGAGGCGCAGCTCGCCTTCCCGTTGCTGCTGCGCCGGCTGCCCGAGTTGGCCCTGGCCGGGACGCCCCAGCACCGGACCCGGCTGACCCTGCGCGGCTACCAGAGCCTGCCGGTGACGCTGGGCACACCGGCGGCGGCCGATCGAGGTACGCCGGCCGGTGCCGGCCCGAGCACTCCGTAG
- a CDS encoding RsmB/NOP family class I SAM-dependent RNA methyltransferase: MGARRPGQHRRGLRVTAPEGTRPTRGGPSTGRGGDRRPVRPPLDRPRRAAYEAVAAVHRDDAFANLVLPIILREEGLYGRDAAFATELTYGTLRHLGTLDAILTEAAGRDVARIDPPVRDALRIGAYQLLHTRVPAHAAVSSTVDLVRAVTPGATGFANAVLREVSTLDVDGWVAKLAPPMETDPVGHLSLAYSHPQWIVRAFSEALGGDLGETARLLIEDNERPPVHLCARPGLIDPVELADQVGGAPGAFSPYAVYLPGGAPGDVPAVVDGRAHVQDEGSQLVASALADAPLDGPDGRWLDLCAGPGGKAGLLGALAAQRGAQVTAVEVAEHRARLVSQATRGLPVTVLAIDGREVGADPKLPEGHFDRVLVDAPCTGLGSLRRRPESRWRRQPSDLPPLTRLQRELLGAALRAVRPGGLVAYVTCSPHTVETHVTVTEAARRSGVPVDFVDARPLLPAGMPGLGDGPTVQLWPHRHGTDAMFLAVLRRG; the protein is encoded by the coding sequence CTGGGCGCGCGGCGTCCGGGTCAGCACCGGCGAGGACTTCGCGTGACGGCCCCGGAGGGGACGCGCCCGACGCGCGGTGGCCCGTCGACTGGTCGCGGCGGTGACCGCCGGCCGGTCCGGCCGCCGTTGGACCGGCCACGGCGTGCGGCGTACGAGGCGGTCGCCGCGGTGCACCGCGACGATGCGTTCGCCAACCTGGTGCTGCCGATCATCCTGCGCGAGGAGGGGCTGTACGGCCGGGACGCGGCGTTCGCCACCGAGCTGACCTATGGCACCCTGCGTCACCTGGGCACCCTGGACGCGATCCTGACCGAGGCGGCGGGCCGGGACGTGGCCCGGATCGACCCGCCGGTGCGTGACGCCCTGCGGATCGGGGCGTACCAGCTGCTGCACACCCGGGTGCCGGCGCACGCCGCCGTCTCGTCGACCGTGGACCTGGTCCGCGCCGTCACGCCGGGTGCCACCGGGTTCGCCAACGCGGTGCTGCGCGAGGTGTCCACCCTCGACGTGGACGGCTGGGTGGCGAAGCTCGCCCCGCCGATGGAGACCGACCCGGTCGGGCACCTGTCGCTGGCGTACAGCCATCCGCAGTGGATCGTCCGGGCCTTCTCCGAGGCGCTCGGCGGCGACCTGGGCGAGACGGCCCGGCTGCTGATCGAGGACAATGAGCGCCCACCGGTGCACCTGTGCGCCCGGCCCGGTCTGATCGATCCGGTCGAGCTGGCCGACCAGGTCGGCGGGGCGCCCGGCGCCTTCTCGCCGTACGCCGTCTACCTGCCCGGCGGCGCGCCGGGCGACGTGCCGGCGGTGGTCGACGGCCGGGCCCACGTCCAGGACGAGGGCTCCCAGCTGGTGGCCAGCGCACTCGCCGACGCGCCGCTGGACGGCCCGGACGGGCGCTGGCTGGATCTGTGCGCCGGTCCCGGCGGCAAGGCCGGGCTGCTCGGCGCGCTGGCCGCGCAGCGTGGCGCCCAGGTGACCGCGGTGGAGGTGGCCGAGCACCGGGCCCGGCTGGTATCCCAGGCGACCCGGGGCCTGCCGGTGACCGTGCTGGCAATCGACGGCCGTGAGGTCGGCGCGGACCCGAAGCTCCCGGAGGGGCACTTCGACCGGGTGCTGGTGGATGCGCCGTGCACCGGCCTGGGGTCGCTGCGCCGCCGGCCCGAGTCGCGGTGGCGTCGCCAGCCCTCCGATCTGCCGCCGTTGACCCGGTTGCAGCGGGAGCTGCTCGGCGCGGCGCTGCGCGCGGTCCGTCCGGGTGGCCTGGTCGCCTACGTCACCTGCTCGCCGCACACCGTGGAGACGCACGTGACGGTGACCGAGGCGGCTCGCCGTAGCGGGGTGCCGGTGGACTTCGTCGACGCCCGGCCGCTGCTGCCGGCCGGTATGCCTGGTCTGGGCGACGGGCCCACCGTGCAGCTCTGGCCGCACCGGCACGGCACCGACGCGATGTTCCTCGCCGTCCTGCGCCGGGGCTGA
- the rpe gene encoding ribulose-phosphate 3-epimerase — MTVPPPIVAPSILAADFAHLAEEVRAVEDAADWLHVDVMDNHFVPNLTIGLPVVQSLRAVTAMPFDVHLMIEDPRRWAPGYADAGAYNVTFHAEACDDPVALAKDLRSAGAKAGLAIDRDTPIEPYLDLLPSFDTLLIMTIKAGFGGQRFIPQLLDKVRAARRHVAAGHLELRIEVDGGIAADTIEQAAAAGADAFVAGTAVYGAADPAEAVRHLRALAERAAPGA, encoded by the coding sequence GTGACCGTACCGCCGCCGATCGTCGCGCCGAGCATTCTGGCCGCCGATTTCGCCCACCTCGCCGAAGAAGTCCGTGCCGTCGAGGACGCCGCGGACTGGTTGCACGTAGACGTGATGGACAACCATTTCGTGCCGAACCTGACCATCGGGCTGCCCGTGGTGCAGAGCCTGCGGGCCGTCACCGCCATGCCGTTCGACGTGCACCTGATGATCGAGGACCCACGTCGGTGGGCCCCCGGCTACGCCGACGCCGGGGCGTACAACGTCACCTTCCACGCCGAGGCGTGCGACGACCCGGTGGCGCTGGCCAAGGACCTGCGCTCGGCCGGCGCGAAGGCCGGGCTGGCCATCGACCGGGACACCCCGATCGAGCCGTACCTGGACCTGCTGCCCAGCTTCGACACCCTGCTGATCATGACCATCAAGGCCGGCTTCGGTGGGCAGCGGTTCATCCCGCAGTTGCTGGACAAGGTCCGTGCCGCCCGCCGGCACGTCGCCGCCGGGCATCTGGAGCTGCGCATCGAGGTGGACGGCGGGATCGCCGCCGACACCATCGAGCAGGCCGCCGCCGCCGGCGCCGACGCGTTCGTGGCCGGCACCGCCGTCTACGGCGCCGCCGACCCGGCGGAGGCGGTACGGCACCTGCGGGCGCTGGCGGAACGCGCGGCTCCCGGGGCCTGA